The Ovis aries strain OAR_USU_Benz2616 breed Rambouillet chromosome X, ARS-UI_Ramb_v3.0, whole genome shotgun sequence genomic sequence GAGGTGTGGGGGAGGGCTAACACATACTAGATTGGGAATCCGGGTGAGGCCGCAGACAGCGGCAGGCTTCAGAGGGGCTGAGGGAAGGGTTTCCTCAGTGTAGGGGTTCTGAGGGGAGGACCGCTGGCTGCCAGGGTGGCTGGTGGGGGGGCCTTTTGGTTTGGGGGTGCAGAGAGGGGTGGCTAATGGGTAAACTTGTGGGGGTCTCAGAAGGAAGGGCTGCCTGCTGAGTGGGTGAGGCCTACTTTGGAGGCCAGAAGAGAGTACTACTGGCTGAGGGAGTGGGGAGGACGTGAGAGGGGGTCCCCCATGCTGAAACATGAGGCGAACATGGGCGAAGGGCTAATGTCTGCCCCTTGTGGTGGAAGGAAGGGGCCGAGGGGAGGGGTGGATCGGGTGGACTCGTGGATGTGGTTTGGAAACCGTTAGGGGAGGTACCAGCTctgcagggggcggggtggggggagaggccGTTGGTGGCCGGAAGGGAGCTCTGGCTCCCTTCTGCGGGGGAGGCAAGAGGGGCAGTCTCTACATGGGTGAGGTAGTGTGAGATAGTGCTTGTGGGAGGACTCCCCGGTgtggggaggtgagaggggaagTCTGATTTCTAAACATGTGGGGGCGCCCTGCTTCCAGGGCCTAGAGGAGAGCGCCGCCAAGTGGCAGGGTAGGGGAGTGGAGTTGAAGGGGGCGAGGAAGAGCCGCCTGGCCAAGTCGGGTGAGTGAGCGGCGCTGGAGCTGCTGTAATCTGGTGGAGGCTGTTTACGGTGGCAAATGGATTTGTGGGGGTTCTGGGTGGGGGGGCCTCTGGCGCACTGTATTAGGAACGGAGAGGTTCCAGGTCGCCAGAATTGCAATGAtgggaggggcggggccctggTCTCCACACAAAATACAGGTTCTTCACGAGGGTGCTTTGTCCATTCACCGGGATACACCACACCTAAATTTAAAAGTATTGTAATTTTACATGATAAGTTCTCTTACCACAGGGGAATTTTATTTGATGTAAATAATGATATCTTTAAATACTGGGAAATCCAtggattgaagaaaaaaaaaatcacaaagggacttagaaaatatttcaaactgaaTAATGAAAAAACGCAACTTACCCAAATTAGTGGGAGGCAGCTAAAGAAGCAATAGGAGGAAAATGTATTACTCTAAATTCTTATGTTAGAAAAGAGTGAGGACATAAAATCAGTGACCTAACAGTCTCTATAGAGATGCTAGAAGAAGAAGAGCGAAAGAAGCATAAAATGAGTTGACTGAAGTAATAATTGGGCTAAGAGAGGAAGTTGGTGATAGAAAGCAAATTATGGACACGATAAACCAAGCCATATGTTTGAAACTGAGAAAGCCCTAGAAAGATGAATCAAGGAAAAACACGAAGAATGCTAAACACCAATATTAGGAATGAAAGAGGGCTAACACTACAGGTCAGATGTAcattaaaaagagaatataaGGCTATGATAGAAAAAATTATgctaaaaaacttgaaaaattccTTGGGAAAAAGGCAACTTCCTAAAACTGATGCCAGAAATGTAGAAAACGgtttgttttgtatatatatatatatatatatatatatagttttacagaattttgtggcttgttttgtaaatacatttaTCAGAAGTTTCctaaaaccaaccaaacaaaacaggTTGGGGCAGTGCTCCAAGCTGCTGCTATGAGGGGCAGTGGGGTGGGCTGTGTGGCCCAAACATTATTCTCTCCCCTTTGCATGCGCAAGCCTATTCCCACACTTCAAAAGTCTGTGCACACCCCTTTATCACTTACTTTCCCCACCCTTAGGTCCTCAAAAATGGTGATGCCACTGGCGCTGCTGCGAGACTGGTGCAGGTGGATGGGCGTGAATGAGGAGCGCTCTCTGCTCCTCCTGGGCATCCCAGATGACTGCGAAGACCAAGAATTCAAGGATGCTGTGCAGGCTGCCCTGGGCCCCCTGGGCAGATACCGAGTGCTGGGCAAGGTCTTCAGAAAGGAGCTGGGGTCGAAGATTGCTTTGGTCGAGTTTGCCGAGTATTTAAGCCGAAGCTTGATCCCCCGGCAAATACCAGGCAAAGGGGGGCCCTGGGATGTTGTCTGCCTGCCCCAGGCCCCTGATGCTGAGTCACAGGATAGACCCAGTTTCCCTGCACAGCCCCAGAGACGAGCAGTGGTTGGTAGGGTAGGTGAGGCAAGAGCCTCAGGTGATGTTGGAGGAATAGGTGAGGTAGGAGCAGCAGGTGAGGAGGGAGCTGCAGATGTTGGAGGAACAGGTGAGGAGGGAGCCGCAGGTGATGTTGGAGGAACAGGTGAGGTGGGAGTCTCAGGTGAGGAGGGAGCCACAGGTGATGTTGGAGGAACAGGTGAGGTGAGAGCAGCAGGTGAGGAGGGAACCTCAAGTGAGGAGGGAACCTCAAGCGAGGAGGGCACCTCGGACGAGGAGGGAACCTCAAGTGAGAATGGACCCACAGGTGAGGAGGGAGCTGCAGGTGAGATAGGAGACGGAGGTGAGGAGGGAGCTGCAGATGTGGAGGGAGCCGCAGGTGAGAATGGACCCACAGGTGAGGCGGGAGCCTCAAGTGAGAATGAACCCGCCTGTGAGGAGGGAGCCACAGATGAGGAGGGAGCCGCAGGGGAGGCAGGAGCTGCAGGGCAAGCAGGAGCTGGCTTCGAGGGACGAGCTATCTGTGAGGCAGAAGCTACCAGTGAGGCAGGTGGTACAGGTGAGGCAGGCACTGCAGATGAGGAAGGGGCTGCAGATGAGGAAGGGGCTGCAGATGAGGAAGGGGCTGCAGATGAGGAAGGGGCTGCAGATGAGGCAGGTGGTATAGGTGAAGCAGACACTGCAGATGAGGCTGGGGTGGCCGGTGAGGCAGGAGCTGAGGGTGAGGCCAGAGCTGAAGATGAAGCAGGAACATCCGATGAGGAGGGAGCAGCAGGTGATACGGGAGTTGCAGGTGTGGCTGGGTCTCTGAGTGTGGCAGGAGCGGCTGGGGAGGCAGGAGTTCCCATGGAGGCTGCAGCTGCAGGCATCGCCGGAGCCATGGATGAGCCACGGGCCCGGTCCCCTCAGTGGCGGCTGGCCTTGGAGCCCATGCTAGAGAATATGGGCTACCTGGAGCTGAGAACCTTCTCCGGGATGGAAGAGCCGGGTGAAGGAGAAGAGTCCTTTGAGAGCTGGCTGGATCATGCCAACGACATGCTGTACCTGTGGCGCCATGTAACCGAGATGGAGcggaggaggaggctggtggagagCTTGGGGGGTCCGGCGCTGGATCTCCTGTGCAGCCTTCTGGCAGAAGATCCCAACCTGGCAACCCAGGATTGCCTGATGGCTCTGGTGGAGGCGTTCGGGAGCAAAGATCCCCGGGTGACCGCTCGGCTGAAGTTCATGACGTGCGCCCAGCGGCCCCAGGAGAGCCTCTTTGCCTTTGTGATGCGCCTGGAAGGCCTGCTGCAGTCGGCCCTGGGCAAGGGGGCCATGCACCCAGCCATCGCAGATCAGCTGCGTGCCCGACAGGTGCTCATGCGGGCCCGGCCCAACAACCTGATGCAGAACAAGCTGAAGAGGATGCGGATGGAGAGAAGACCCCCCAGCTTCGTGGCGATGCTGCAGCTCATCCGGGAGACGGAGACCTGGGAGACCGACCCAGCGATGGGTGAGCAGTTCCCAGTGGAGGAGGAGGCCCATGGGGTCCTCGGAGACCTGGCTGGTGCCCTAGGCCATATGATCATCACTGAGGGCGCAGCTGCAGGTGGAAGTGAGGCCTCCCCAGCCAGTGGAGATACCTCTGCCCAGGTTGCCTTTTCCAAGGAAGGTGGTGTTGAGGCCCTCCCAACGGGTGAAGAGGCCAGTAAGGCAGTTGGCAGCAGCGCCGAGGTTGCCCAGGCTGCTCCTGAAGCCCGTGGTGCTGCCAGGGCAGCCTCTGCCCCTGGGGAGACCACTCAGGAAGATGAAAGGGCTCCCAGCCCCCTGGGCCTAGGTCAAGCAGCACCCTCAGAGGCCCCTTGGGGCTCTGCCACTGCCTGGATGGGCGGGGCTACCCCGGTGGTCCCAGGAAGTCCTGGCTGGGAGCCAGAGGGTCTCCCCCAGGCAGGAGACCAGGAGGCTGAGGAGCCCCCCAAGAAGGAGCTCAAGCCCGTCCCAGAGGAGTCTGGAGATGAGGAAGGGGCTGTAGAGATGAGCCCCCTAGGGTTCTCCTCTGGTCAATAGGCTCAGCAGGTCCCAGGCCCCCCGGCCTGGAAGCAGGGAGAGGCCAGGTCAGGCAGCCGCCTGGCCCCACGTTAGGGGCGATGTCATACCttggcctccccacccccctcaaGAGGGGTCCCCTATTCAGCATCCCCTGGGACAGGCTGGTCCCTGTCCTGGGAAGTCCTGGTCCCTGTAGGTCCCCTAGTGACCCAGATCTCAAGGAACGCCTCCCtggcccagcccctctcccctccctgtcaAAACACATCCCTGAGCTGTCATCAACTCCCCTCCCAACCCCTGTAGAGCCCTGAGGTGCCCGTGAACCCAGGCCGGGTGTCCCCACCTACCCGGTCAGCCACTCTGAGCCAGCCTTGCCACGTGCTCTGAGCTTCAGCACCAGCCAAGGCCCGGTCCTCAGCTCAGCGTGTGCTTCCCCAGCGTGGATTCAGGCCAAGTTCTGCTTGGTCTCCTGGAGATGTGCATGTGTTCTTCTCTGAGCAGTTCCCCCCACCGTGGTGCAGACACACCCCAGCCCACTCCCAGGAGCTGGTGAGAAGGAGGGGACGGACGAGGGTTTGACTGGTGACCACTCCGGGACCTCAGGAAGGAATATCTGCATTGGGGCTTCGCAGCGGGGCTTCAGGAGGCCCCCGGACCTGTGCCCTGCTGGGCCATGCCATGCTTCCTTGGGACTTGGTGTTCCCGGTTTGGTGCAGTATCCTGCTGTGTGACTGTCCTGTGCCTGCCATAGGGCCTGTGGCCCCGAGTGGGAGGGGCTGCCCTGGGGGGATCGGGCATTGCCAGTGCCCACCATCCTGGCAAGACACTGCCCGTGAGGCCCTCggaaagggagagggtgtgaGGAGGGAGGGCACCTCGTTAGGGactctgggaggaggggaggcggGACTGTGATCTCTAGCGGCCATCAGAAGTTCCCTGTGTTGTCATTCCCTGTCTTCAGTGGTTTCAGTCTATGTTGTGCTTCAATAAACTTTGCTGAATGTTTCAGCTGAGTCTTGTCTCTGCTCTGGAcagtggaggggaggggctgctgggggtggggctgggggttggggcaGTGACAGTGGCCTGGTATCCTGAGTCAGCACTGCGTTGCGGTCccagcagggtggggtgggggtgcaaaATAGGTTCCTGCTCAGCACCCTGAGGTACTTTGAAGACCCAGACATGGTGAGGGTTTTTCTTCCATTTGATAGGTGAACCATAACATTTTGAGGTTATATTTGTTCTCATTTTGGGATAGTTGTGTCTTTTGAACACAACT encodes the following:
- the PNMA6E gene encoding paraneoplastic antigen Ma6E translates to MVMPLALLRDWCRWMGVNEERSLLLLGIPDDCEDQEFKDAVQAALGPLGRYRVLGKVFRKELGSKIALVEFAEYLSRSLIPRQIPGKGGPWDVVCLPQAPDAESQDRPSFPAQPQRRAVVGRVGEARASGDVGGIGEVGAAGEEGAADVGGTGEEGAAGDVGGTGEVGVSGEEGATGDVGGTGEVRAAGEEGTSSEEGTSSEEGTSDEEGTSSENGPTGEEGAAGEIGDGGEEGAADVEGAAGENGPTGEAGASSENEPACEEGATDEEGAAGEAGAAGQAGAGFEGRAICEAEATSEAGGTGEAGTADEEGAADEEGAADEEGAADEEGAADEAGGIGEADTADEAGVAGEAGAEGEARAEDEAGTSDEEGAAGDTGVAGVAGSLSVAGAAGEAGVPMEAAAAGIAGAMDEPRARSPQWRLALEPMLENMGYLELRTFSGMEEPGEGEESFESWLDHANDMLYLWRHVTEMERRRRLVESLGGPALDLLCSLLAEDPNLATQDCLMALVEAFGSKDPRVTARLKFMTCAQRPQESLFAFVMRLEGLLQSALGKGAMHPAIADQLRARQVLMRARPNNLMQNKLKRMRMERRPPSFVAMLQLIRETETWETDPAMGEQFPVEEEAHGVLGDLAGALGHMIITEGAAAGGSEASPASGDTSAQVAFSKEGGVEALPTGEEASKAVGSSAEVAQAAPEARGAARAASAPGETTQEDERAPSPLGLGQAAPSEAPWGSATAWMGGATPVVPGSPGWEPEGLPQAGDQEAEEPPKKELKPVPEESGDEEGAVEMSPLGFSSGQ